In the Clavelina lepadiformis chromosome 8, kaClaLepa1.1, whole genome shotgun sequence genome, one interval contains:
- the LOC143469028 gene encoding dual specificity calcium/calmodulin-dependent 3',5'-cyclic nucleotide phosphodiesterase 1A-like isoform X2, giving the protein MGATHSEPESTKRRRSTAFANTIFQKRVRETPVIRISDPNGLEESYLCALEAPSRRQWLFGEPPGSSHYRRNGPCSTSSSKGVPNAGPLFSHQILVNGGQNVNPVETKVDLPNGYPPHDLKSWQEARIRKAEEADLNESVLPDPASLPGLDSASLRLRKLLNNLKRGSEIPTDALRHNLEYAISVMEMNILKNTGSDVTASDDEMPTNLSPVPPEIKSWLVQTFSNSKIGTHSKKGKDRRSLRSVVHVVRASLFVDRMIRKSPSDRNNDIPPQVQMHLKNLDKWTFDIFELEEISNGNSLKYVFYQLLVKFELMKKFKISVSTLLAYCDKLQRGYNKHNNRYHNPIHAADVAQTLNILLMKSGFVNWFSDLEIFSMIMAAIIHDVEHTGTTNNFHINTRSPLAQLYNDKSVLENHHISTAFRMLNEGEGCDILRNFSSEDYQECRALMVEMVLATDMNQHFGQIKRMNQALKKPENLEKSKAMCLMIHTSDINHPTKPWPLHYKWTERLVVEFFEQGDKERELQLQLSPLCDRNSTMVAQSQISFIDYVIKPTFNVLFDLFTKVNGREMRDVIVSMNQQNKEETQNSSGSTANDVLKRRFCDVTSVSSTFENAEQVMGILNENKDTCFLCMDHNLKQWTKKNEIEIANMFLGDDAFTEAAAIVPEPLPAAIYDPPPQNGTNKGNENLPKSNTTTKRTLDSPKKSGPS; this is encoded by the exons AACCCCCCGGGAGCTCACATTATCGACGAAATGGCCCCTGCAGTACCTCCTCCTCCAAGGGCGTGCCTAATGCGGGCCCCCTTTTTTCACACCAAATTCTGGTTAACGGAGGTCAAAACGTGAACCCAGTGGAAACCAAAGTTGATCTTCCAAACGGGTATCCCCCTCACGATTTAAAATCTTGGCAAGAAGCTAGGATAAGGAAAGCGGAGGAGGCTGATCTAAATGAATCCGTACTTCCTGATCCGGCAAGTCTTCCGGGACTGGATTCCGCATCCTTGAg GCTGAGAAAACTGTTGAATAATTTGAAGCGTGGAAGCGAAATACCTACCGATGCATTACGACATAATCTGGAATACGCGATATCGGTTATGGAAATGAATATTCTAAAGAATACTGG ATCTGACGTCACCGCCTCTGATGACGAAATGCCAAcaaatttgtcgccggttccGCCTGAGATAAAGAGTTGGTTGGTGCAGACGTTCAGCAATTCAAAAATAG GAACTCACAGCAAGAAAGGGAAGGACAGACGATCACTTCGTAGCGTCGTGCATGTTGTCCGGGCTAGCTTGTTCGTGGACCGAATGATTCGGAAGTCGCCTAGCGATCGCAACAACGACATACCACCGCAAGTTCAAATGCACCTAAAG AACCTCGATAAATGGACGTTCGATATTTTCGAGCTTGAAGAGATCAGCAACGGAAACTCTCTGAAATACGTTTTTTATCAATTACTGGTCAAATTTGAattgatgaaaaaatttaag ATTTCGGTATCAACGTTGCTAGCTTACTGCGACAAGCTTCAACGCGGCtacaacaaacacaataaCCGCTACCATAACCCAATACACGCCGCCGACGTTGCACAAACTCTTAATATCCTTCTCATGAAGTCTGGATTTGTG AATTGGTTCTCGGatcttgaaattttttcaatgatTATGGCCGCAATTATCCACGATGTGGAGCATACCGGCACCACAAATAACTTCCACATAAACACGAG GTCTCCACTGGCGCAGTTATACAACGACAAATCTGTTCTTGAGAACCATCACATCTCAACCGCATTCAGGATGCTCAACGAAGGTGAGGGCTGCGACATCTTGCGGAATTTTTCCAGCGAAGATTACCA GGAATGTCGTGCCTTGATGGTTGAGATGGTGCTTGCGACCGACATGAACCAACACTTTGGACAGATCAAGAGAATGAACCAAGCGCTAAAGAAACCAGAGAA TTTAGAGAAATCGAAAGCGATGTGTCTGATGATCCATACCTCAGACATCAACCACCCCACTAAACCCTGGCCTCTTCATTACAA GTGGACAGAGCGGTTGGTCGTTGAGTTTTTTGAGCAAGGTGACAAGGAGAGAGAATTACAACTCCAGTTGTCACCACTGTGCGATCGAAACTCCACCATGGTGGCGCAGTCACAAATAA GTTTTATTGATTACGTCATCAAACCCACGTTTAATGTCTTGTTCGATCTTTTCACCAAAGTCAACGGTCGAGAAATGCGAGACGTCATAGTCAGCATGAACCAGCAGAACAAAGAAGAAACGCAAAACTCGTCTGGGTCCACCGCCAATGACGTATTAAAGCGAAGATTTTGTGACGTAACGTCGGTTAG CTCGACGTTTGAGAACGCAGAGCAAGTGATGGGCATTCTAAATGAAAACAAGGACACCTGCTTCCTCTGCATGGACCACAACCTTAAACAATGGACCAAGAAAAACGAAATCG AAATTGCGAATATGTTTCTCGGCGACGACGCATTTACGGAAGCAGCCGCCATTGTGCCTGAACCGCTACCGGCCGCTATCTACGATCCTCCCCCCCAAAACGGAACTAACAAAGGAAATGAGAATTTACCTAAGTCTAACACGACGACTAAAAGAACGCTTGATAGCCCGAAAAAGTCTGGACCTTCATAG
- the LOC143469028 gene encoding uncharacterized protein LOC143469028 isoform X1, whose protein sequence is MYTATETQEHSNFGSLEYKSVHSYLLNQSENRKSNSPLRQKALPLEKRELNGALQRKVSESLLCVSDFKPDIPRTWSGSRILLSKPGCRKNNLNGQTSPGRRDQRVFLTSEARAGSGLILFEKRQPAPNRNSKNRYHNENNYRPAKELRDNFVKGSDFSYRFREPTSHGKTFKGFPHPLQVNNQCRETEQIQSNACDGHFVTSDCKTISWRGNGSPKRRLLSKRVAGNCVMNNDRRQFGTTPAPSKEKVPMARTVPGHGCRSPANDIKATTVGHPELKPGQQGNQSNAVDPSVVKRVSKVIEVDGVNYKVTMEPPGSSHYRRNGPCSTSSSKGVPNAGPLFSHQILVNGGQNVNPVETKVDLPNGYPPHDLKSWQEARIRKAEEADLNESVLPDPASLPGLDSASLRLRKLLNNLKRGSEIPTDALRHNLEYAISVMEMNILKNTGSDVTASDDEMPTNLSPVPPEIKSWLVQTFSNSKIGTHSKKGKDRRSLRSVVHVVRASLFVDRMIRKSPSDRNNDIPPQVQMHLKNLDKWTFDIFELEEISNGNSLKYVFYQLLVKFELMKKFKISVSTLLAYCDKLQRGYNKHNNRYHNPIHAADVAQTLNILLMKSGFVNWFSDLEIFSMIMAAIIHDVEHTGTTNNFHINTRSPLAQLYNDKSVLENHHISTAFRMLNEGEGCDILRNFSSEDYQECRALMVEMVLATDMNQHFGQIKRMNQALKKPENLEKSKAMCLMIHTSDINHPTKPWPLHYKWTERLVVEFFEQGDKERELQLQLSPLCDRNSTMVAQSQISFIDYVIKPTFNVLFDLFTKVNGREMRDVIVSMNQQNKEETQNSSGSTANDVLKRRFCDVTSVSSTFENAEQVMGILNENKDTCFLCMDHNLKQWTKKNEIEIANMFLGDDAFTEAAAIVPEPLPAAIYDPPPQNGTNKGNENLPKSNTTTKRTLDSPKKSGPS, encoded by the exons ATGTACACTGCGACTGAGACTCAAGAACATAGCAACTTTGGTTCTTTGGAGTACAAAAGTGTGCACAGTTATCTGTTGAATCAGTCGGAAAACAGAAAGAGCAATTCTCCGCTTCGTCAGAAGGCTTTGCCATTGGAGAAACGAGAGCTGAACGGTGCtttacaaagaaaagtttctgAAAGCCTGCTGTGTGTATCGGACTTCAAACCTGATATCCCCCGTACTTGGAGCGGAAGTAGGATCTTGTTAAGCAAACCCGGTTGTCGAAAAAACAACCTAAATGGGCAGACATCTCCCGGGAGAAGGGACCAACGGGTATTTTTAACTAGCGAGGCCCGTGCCGGTAGCGGATTaatattatttgaaaaacGTCAGCCAGCACCCAACCGAAATAGCAAAAATCGTTACCATAACGAGAATAACTACCGACCAGCGAAAGAGCTGCGAGACAATTTTGTAAAAGGGAGCGATTTCAGTTATCGTTTTCGCGAGCCTACTAGCCACGGTAAAACTTTCAAGGGGTTTCCTCACCCCTTGCAGGTGAACAACCAGTGCAGAGAGACAGAACAAATTCAGTCGAACGCTTGCGACGGCCACTTTGTCACGAGCGACTGCAAGACTATTAGTTGGCGTGGCAATGGTTCGCCGAAACGACGACTGCTTTCTAAAAGAGTTGCTGGGAATTGTGTAATGAATAACGATAGAAGACAGTTTGGGACAACGCCAGCGCCTTCTAAAGAAAAAGTGCCCATGGCGAGGACAGTGCCAGGTCACGGTTGCAGAAGTCCTGCAAACGATATTAAGGCAACCACAGTTGGCCACCCGGAACTAAAACCCGGCCAGCAAGGCAATCAATCCAATGCAGTCGACCCTTCGGTCGTCAAACGTGTGTCAAAGGTGATAGAAGTCGACGGGGTGAATTACAAGGTCACTATGG AACCCCCCGGGAGCTCACATTATCGACGAAATGGCCCCTGCAGTACCTCCTCCTCCAAGGGCGTGCCTAATGCGGGCCCCCTTTTTTCACACCAAATTCTGGTTAACGGAGGTCAAAACGTGAACCCAGTGGAAACCAAAGTTGATCTTCCAAACGGGTATCCCCCTCACGATTTAAAATCTTGGCAAGAAGCTAGGATAAGGAAAGCGGAGGAGGCTGATCTAAATGAATCCGTACTTCCTGATCCGGCAAGTCTTCCGGGACTGGATTCCGCATCCTTGAg GCTGAGAAAACTGTTGAATAATTTGAAGCGTGGAAGCGAAATACCTACCGATGCATTACGACATAATCTGGAATACGCGATATCGGTTATGGAAATGAATATTCTAAAGAATACTGG ATCTGACGTCACCGCCTCTGATGACGAAATGCCAAcaaatttgtcgccggttccGCCTGAGATAAAGAGTTGGTTGGTGCAGACGTTCAGCAATTCAAAAATAG GAACTCACAGCAAGAAAGGGAAGGACAGACGATCACTTCGTAGCGTCGTGCATGTTGTCCGGGCTAGCTTGTTCGTGGACCGAATGATTCGGAAGTCGCCTAGCGATCGCAACAACGACATACCACCGCAAGTTCAAATGCACCTAAAG AACCTCGATAAATGGACGTTCGATATTTTCGAGCTTGAAGAGATCAGCAACGGAAACTCTCTGAAATACGTTTTTTATCAATTACTGGTCAAATTTGAattgatgaaaaaatttaag ATTTCGGTATCAACGTTGCTAGCTTACTGCGACAAGCTTCAACGCGGCtacaacaaacacaataaCCGCTACCATAACCCAATACACGCCGCCGACGTTGCACAAACTCTTAATATCCTTCTCATGAAGTCTGGATTTGTG AATTGGTTCTCGGatcttgaaattttttcaatgatTATGGCCGCAATTATCCACGATGTGGAGCATACCGGCACCACAAATAACTTCCACATAAACACGAG GTCTCCACTGGCGCAGTTATACAACGACAAATCTGTTCTTGAGAACCATCACATCTCAACCGCATTCAGGATGCTCAACGAAGGTGAGGGCTGCGACATCTTGCGGAATTTTTCCAGCGAAGATTACCA GGAATGTCGTGCCTTGATGGTTGAGATGGTGCTTGCGACCGACATGAACCAACACTTTGGACAGATCAAGAGAATGAACCAAGCGCTAAAGAAACCAGAGAA TTTAGAGAAATCGAAAGCGATGTGTCTGATGATCCATACCTCAGACATCAACCACCCCACTAAACCCTGGCCTCTTCATTACAA GTGGACAGAGCGGTTGGTCGTTGAGTTTTTTGAGCAAGGTGACAAGGAGAGAGAATTACAACTCCAGTTGTCACCACTGTGCGATCGAAACTCCACCATGGTGGCGCAGTCACAAATAA GTTTTATTGATTACGTCATCAAACCCACGTTTAATGTCTTGTTCGATCTTTTCACCAAAGTCAACGGTCGAGAAATGCGAGACGTCATAGTCAGCATGAACCAGCAGAACAAAGAAGAAACGCAAAACTCGTCTGGGTCCACCGCCAATGACGTATTAAAGCGAAGATTTTGTGACGTAACGTCGGTTAG CTCGACGTTTGAGAACGCAGAGCAAGTGATGGGCATTCTAAATGAAAACAAGGACACCTGCTTCCTCTGCATGGACCACAACCTTAAACAATGGACCAAGAAAAACGAAATCG AAATTGCGAATATGTTTCTCGGCGACGACGCATTTACGGAAGCAGCCGCCATTGTGCCTGAACCGCTACCGGCCGCTATCTACGATCCTCCCCCCCAAAACGGAACTAACAAAGGAAATGAGAATTTACCTAAGTCTAACACGACGACTAAAAGAACGCTTGATAGCCCGAAAAAGTCTGGACCTTCATAG
- the LOC143469028 gene encoding dual specificity calcium/calmodulin-dependent 3',5'-cyclic nucleotide phosphodiesterase 1A-like isoform X3 produces MKDHVSVAGLFPRRSRRQRKRSNLTAFSEPPGSSHYRRNGPCSTSSSKGVPNAGPLFSHQILVNGGQNVNPVETKVDLPNGYPPHDLKSWQEARIRKAEEADLNESVLPDPASLPGLDSASLRLRKLLNNLKRGSEIPTDALRHNLEYAISVMEMNILKNTGSDVTASDDEMPTNLSPVPPEIKSWLVQTFSNSKIGTHSKKGKDRRSLRSVVHVVRASLFVDRMIRKSPSDRNNDIPPQVQMHLKNLDKWTFDIFELEEISNGNSLKYVFYQLLVKFELMKKFKISVSTLLAYCDKLQRGYNKHNNRYHNPIHAADVAQTLNILLMKSGFVNWFSDLEIFSMIMAAIIHDVEHTGTTNNFHINTRSPLAQLYNDKSVLENHHISTAFRMLNEGEGCDILRNFSSEDYQECRALMVEMVLATDMNQHFGQIKRMNQALKKPENLEKSKAMCLMIHTSDINHPTKPWPLHYKWTERLVVEFFEQGDKERELQLQLSPLCDRNSTMVAQSQISFIDYVIKPTFNVLFDLFTKVNGREMRDVIVSMNQQNKEETQNSSGSTANDVLKRRFCDVTSVSSTFENAEQVMGILNENKDTCFLCMDHNLKQWTKKNEIEIANMFLGDDAFTEAAAIVPEPLPAAIYDPPPQNGTNKGNENLPKSNTTTKRTLDSPKKSGPS; encoded by the exons ATGAAGGACCACGTGTCGGTTGCGGGTTTATTTCCCCGGCGGTCCAGGCGTCAACGAAAACGTTCCAACTTAACGGCGTTCAGTG AACCCCCCGGGAGCTCACATTATCGACGAAATGGCCCCTGCAGTACCTCCTCCTCCAAGGGCGTGCCTAATGCGGGCCCCCTTTTTTCACACCAAATTCTGGTTAACGGAGGTCAAAACGTGAACCCAGTGGAAACCAAAGTTGATCTTCCAAACGGGTATCCCCCTCACGATTTAAAATCTTGGCAAGAAGCTAGGATAAGGAAAGCGGAGGAGGCTGATCTAAATGAATCCGTACTTCCTGATCCGGCAAGTCTTCCGGGACTGGATTCCGCATCCTTGAg GCTGAGAAAACTGTTGAATAATTTGAAGCGTGGAAGCGAAATACCTACCGATGCATTACGACATAATCTGGAATACGCGATATCGGTTATGGAAATGAATATTCTAAAGAATACTGG ATCTGACGTCACCGCCTCTGATGACGAAATGCCAAcaaatttgtcgccggttccGCCTGAGATAAAGAGTTGGTTGGTGCAGACGTTCAGCAATTCAAAAATAG GAACTCACAGCAAGAAAGGGAAGGACAGACGATCACTTCGTAGCGTCGTGCATGTTGTCCGGGCTAGCTTGTTCGTGGACCGAATGATTCGGAAGTCGCCTAGCGATCGCAACAACGACATACCACCGCAAGTTCAAATGCACCTAAAG AACCTCGATAAATGGACGTTCGATATTTTCGAGCTTGAAGAGATCAGCAACGGAAACTCTCTGAAATACGTTTTTTATCAATTACTGGTCAAATTTGAattgatgaaaaaatttaag ATTTCGGTATCAACGTTGCTAGCTTACTGCGACAAGCTTCAACGCGGCtacaacaaacacaataaCCGCTACCATAACCCAATACACGCCGCCGACGTTGCACAAACTCTTAATATCCTTCTCATGAAGTCTGGATTTGTG AATTGGTTCTCGGatcttgaaattttttcaatgatTATGGCCGCAATTATCCACGATGTGGAGCATACCGGCACCACAAATAACTTCCACATAAACACGAG GTCTCCACTGGCGCAGTTATACAACGACAAATCTGTTCTTGAGAACCATCACATCTCAACCGCATTCAGGATGCTCAACGAAGGTGAGGGCTGCGACATCTTGCGGAATTTTTCCAGCGAAGATTACCA GGAATGTCGTGCCTTGATGGTTGAGATGGTGCTTGCGACCGACATGAACCAACACTTTGGACAGATCAAGAGAATGAACCAAGCGCTAAAGAAACCAGAGAA TTTAGAGAAATCGAAAGCGATGTGTCTGATGATCCATACCTCAGACATCAACCACCCCACTAAACCCTGGCCTCTTCATTACAA GTGGACAGAGCGGTTGGTCGTTGAGTTTTTTGAGCAAGGTGACAAGGAGAGAGAATTACAACTCCAGTTGTCACCACTGTGCGATCGAAACTCCACCATGGTGGCGCAGTCACAAATAA GTTTTATTGATTACGTCATCAAACCCACGTTTAATGTCTTGTTCGATCTTTTCACCAAAGTCAACGGTCGAGAAATGCGAGACGTCATAGTCAGCATGAACCAGCAGAACAAAGAAGAAACGCAAAACTCGTCTGGGTCCACCGCCAATGACGTATTAAAGCGAAGATTTTGTGACGTAACGTCGGTTAG CTCGACGTTTGAGAACGCAGAGCAAGTGATGGGCATTCTAAATGAAAACAAGGACACCTGCTTCCTCTGCATGGACCACAACCTTAAACAATGGACCAAGAAAAACGAAATCG AAATTGCGAATATGTTTCTCGGCGACGACGCATTTACGGAAGCAGCCGCCATTGTGCCTGAACCGCTACCGGCCGCTATCTACGATCCTCCCCCCCAAAACGGAACTAACAAAGGAAATGAGAATTTACCTAAGTCTAACACGACGACTAAAAGAACGCTTGATAGCCCGAAAAAGTCTGGACCTTCATAG